TGATCAAATTCAATCTGGCCAATAATGGCGGGCAATTGCGCCCGGCTCTGATTAATTTCACTGCGAGTATTTAAGATGTCCCCCAAGCGCTGCATCGAGATACCCACCTGCTGAAAATCCTGCCACAGCTGCGCTAAACGCATCACGGGGCTCGCCACTCGGCCTGCTAGCATATTGAAGGCAATGAGCTGGCCCACTGTCAATTTCCCTTCAATCACCAGCTTCGCCCCCATCCACATAGTGGCTACGGTGACGATTTTTTGAATAAGATTGACACCTTGGCTGCCGATATTCGCCAGATTAGCAACTTTAAAACCCGCCGCCACATAAGCCGCCAACTGCTGATCCCAGCGGCGAGTGACTTGTGGTTCTACCGCCATTGATTTAACGGTTTCAATCCCACTGACCATTTCTACAAGGAAGGATTGATTTTCTGCACCACGGGAAAACTTCTCATCTAAGCGGGCTTTTAATATCGGGGTAATTAAGACTGATAGGCCGATATAGCAGGGTAAAGATATCAGCACAATTAAGGTGAGCCACCAGCTGTAGTAAGCCATCACCGCCAGAAACACCACCGAGAAAAACAGATCCAGCACCGAAGTCAGCGCCTGGCCAGTCAAGAAATTACGGATGTTTTCTAGCTCGCGTACCCGCGCCACCGAATCCCCAACCCGCCGCGCCTGAAAATAGGCCAAAGGCAAGGCCAGCAAATGGCGAAACAGCTTAGCGCCTAACTCCACATCAATCCGATTGGTGGTGTGGCTAAAAACATAGGTACGCAGCCCAGTCATCCCCACTTCAAACAAAGAAATCACCAATAGGCCAATGGCAATCACGTCCAGCGTGGTAACGCCATGGTGCACCAGCACCTTATCCATCACTACCTGAAAAAACAGCGGCGTCGCCAAGGCCAAGAGCTGTAAGAAAAATGACACCAACAGCACTTCGCCGAGTAATTTTCGATACTTCACCACGGCAGGGATAAACCATGAGAAATCAAAACGGGCCAAATCGCCTGCCAAACTAGCGCGGGATGTAAACAAAATCAGCCGACCGGACCATAAAGCCTGCCACTCTTGCTGAGAGCAAGACTGTGGCCGGCCGCTTTGCGGATCATGAAATAACACGGCAGGATCGCTATTGGCATCCACCTTGGCCAAAATCACCCAGCTGCCATCTAAGCGCTGCGCCATCGCAGGCAAAGGGGTGCGATCCAAGCGATCAAAATGGGTATCCACTGCCTTGGCTTTTAATGCTGATTGTTTGGCCGCACGCAATACATCGGATTCACTTAACAGGCCTGATGCACCCGCAAACTGATGTTTAATTTGTTCCGGCTCAATCGCCACTTGATGAAAACGCGCCAGCATAATCAGGCACGCTAAAGCAGAATCAAAAGCAGGTGCTTCTGCAGAAGATTCAGGTGAGTCTAGGAGTTTCATTGCATTTTCTACTTCAGAAAAAAAGAAGAAACCCAACCTTGCTAGCAGTTGGACTTAGCTTCAGTCCAACAGGCTGCCTACAAGGCTGGGCCTTTTGATTACATCAAAATATATCGCGCCATATCGCTAGTCCGAACTTTTAGCATCGTCACCCCCGAGTGATTTTGTCGGGGGTTCAGCAGCAATGCCACTGAATTTCCGACAAAACCACTCGGGAATGACAGTTTTTGAGTGCGGATAAAAAACCTAGCAAGGGGCCTTAATGCCAGTTAGCCGCCAATACCGGCTGCAAAGCATCTTGCTGTTGCTGATTGAGTGTCAGCTGGCCTGCAGCAGGTGGATTAAAGGCGGCCATGGCTGATACCAAGGCATCGACTTGCGTATCCAGCAACACCTTGCCATCTGACGTTTTAAATTGCTCTACATGGTAAGCATTGCCTGAATACCAATTTTGCATGGTCAGCTGATCGCCAGTGCCAATGACGCTGACGCTGACTTCCAGATGATTGCTCACCTTACGGAACCAAAGCTGATCACTTGCAATATCCGCCTGAAACTGAGCAACGTCGGTATTTTTGGCTGTGGCATCGTTCTCGGTAACCGTATCGCTGCCATCGCCACGCGCCAATACATAAGTATCGTTGCCTGCACCACCGATCAAGGCATCAGCACCTGCACCACCGCTTAAAGTGTCATTGCCTCGATCACCCACTAAAGTATCGTTAGCTGCAGTCCCAACTAATTGCTGGCCAGCAGCGGCAACACTGGCGTTAATGGCTGCCGTGGTTAAATACGGCACGCCACCACCAGGCTGCACATAATCAATCGCCCAATCGCCACCAAGGAAATGATTGAGCACGCGCACACTTTGCTGGGCATTAGCACCTACGGTAATCAATAAATCATCGCCTGAGCGTGAGAAGCCCAGCTGATCTTTAGTCACCGTACCGCTAAAGAACACGCCATCGAAACCGCCACCGGTGTTATCAATCACATCCTGTGATTTGCCATCAAAGATGTATTTATCATTGCCAATACCGCCTTCCAGACGATCGTTACCATCCTCGCCCGAAAGCTGATCATTGCCCGCGCCACCGATCAGCACATCATCGCCCGTATTGGCCACATTACCGTAGCCACCGGCGAGGTAATCATCGCCATCGCCACCTTCTAAACGATCATTGCCTAAACCGCCAAACAACTGATCATTGCCCGCAAAACCGCGCAACAGATCTTTTGCCGCTGTGCCGGTTAATTTATTATTGCCCGCATCCCCATCCACCAACGCTTCATACCCGCCAGGAATGGATTGCGCACCGATCATCTGAGCAATTTTCTGAGCAGAAATCATATTGCCACCACTAGGCTGCACATAGCTGATCGCCATATCACCGCCAAGGAAATGCTTAAGCACACGCACAGAAGTTGCTGCGCTTTTATCCACCATCAGCAATAAATCATCACCATCGCGGCTAAAGCTAATCCGGCTTGCGCCAATCCCATCGGCAAGGAAAATACCATCACGGCCACCGCCCGTGTTATCAATCACATCCTGTGATGCACCATCAAAAACATAGCTATCGTTGCCTGTACCGCCTTCTAGGCGATCATTACCGTCTTCGCCATTCAGGGTATCGTTGCCAGCACCGCCCATCAGCAGATCATCGCCGCTATTGCCACTACCAAAACCACCGGAGAGGTAATCATCCCCATCCCCCCCTTCTAAGCGATCATTCCCCTCGCCGCCAAATAGCTGATCATTACCTGCCATTCCGCGGATTAAATCATGACCAGAATCACCCTGAAGCTGATTATTAGCGGCATCACCATCTACAACCTGATCAAAATCAGCCGTATTAGCCGTACCACTCCCACCGTCATTACCTCCGGTATTACCACCGGTATTACCACCGGTATTTGGTAAGAGCTCAGCAATATCTGCCGCCGACAACGCATTCCCCGATTTAGGCTGCAGATACGCAATGGCTGCATCACCGCCATTAAAGTGATTCAATACCCGCACACTACGGCCAGCATCGCCCACTACGCCAATCAATAAATCATTACCCTCTTGCTTAAAACTCAGCTGATTGCGCTCTAATTCAGATAAGAACAACCAATCAGAGCCGCCGCCGATGTTATCAATCACGTCATTACCCCACTGACCGGTAAAGACGTATTTATCATCGCCAGCACCTGCAATTAAGCGATCATCGCCTTCACCCCCAATCAGCTGATCCTTACCTGCACCACCTTCAAGCAGGTCATTGCCAGCGCCACCATCCAGATAATCATCGCCTTCATCACCGCGCAGCGTGTCATTACCCGCCAGGCCAAACAGGGTGTCATTACCTGCAGCACCCGTGATTAAATCAACTTGAGCAGTGCCAGATAAATTGTCATTGCCGCTCGTGCCATTCAGAGTACTCGTACCCGTACTACTGCCACCACCGCCCAAGAGCTTGGCAATATCCACCGCAGATAAAGCGTAACCAGACTTAGGCTGTACATAAGCAATCGCCGCATCACCGCCATTAAAGTGATTCAATACCCGCACACTACGGCCAGCATCGCCCACTACGCCAATCAATAGATCTTTACCCTCTTGCTTAAAGCTCAATTGACTGCGCTCTAATTCAGAAAAGAACAACCAATCAGAGCCACCACCGGTGTTATCAACTACATCATTTCCCCACTGACCGTTAAAGACGTATTTATCATCGCCAGCACCAGCCAGCAATAAATCATCGCCAGCACCGCCACTAAGCTGATCTTTACCAACGCCCCCTTCTAATTGATCGTTACCTGCGCCACCATCCAGATAATCATCGCCTTCGCCACCTTGCAGTAGGTCATTGCCTGCATTACCGAACAATTGATCATTCCCAGCAAAACCACGCATTAATTCACGGGCCTCAGTGCCAATTAATTTATTAGCAGCAAGGTCCCCCTCCAACATCTCGTCGTAGCCAAGCAAAGCAAGATTAGATGCCGCGATCACCTTACTTTTCACTGCAGCCACATCCCACGCTGTGCCGTCCGCAAACTTTATTTGCTCCACCTGATACCCGCCAGCTGCATCATTTATAAAATAATTATTAACTGTCAAACTACTGGTCGAGCCCTTAAAGGATATCAAAAGTGAATCGCCAACACGGCTCAATGCAACTTCTTTTGAAAGGACATCCGAGCCAAATTGGATAACATCAACTTTGCCCAGTGTCGTGTCTTGGTCATCAATAACGTTTTTACCTGAATCTTTAAACAGCATGTAAGTGTCATTCCCTGAACCACCACTCAGAACATCATCACCGTCACCGCTCAATTCGTCGTCTCCCTCCATACCCTTTAAGATGTCGGCACCGCCTCCACCATAGAGGTAATTTGCAGCAGCATTGCCTGTGAGTAAATTATCAAGCCGATTACCTACTCCATTAATTGCAGCCGAGCCAATTAAAGTCAGGTTTTCTACGTTATCGCCTAAGAAATAGCTAATGCTGCTCAGAACTGTGTCGTTACCTTCGTCAGCTTTTTCATCAACAATATCCCCTGCTTCATCTATTGAGTTTGCATTTATATCTCTGGCTGTATCCACATAGTAAATATCGTTACCCAGCCCGCCCTGCATCTTGTCATGCCCTGCACCACCATCCAAAGTGTCATTGCCATCACCACCATAAATAACGTCATTACCATCACCACCATCCAAAGTGTCATTACCCTCACCACCATTCAAACCATCATTACCAAAACCACCATAAATAACGTCATTACCCTCACCACCATTCAAACCATCATTACCAAAACCACCATCAATGACATCATTGCCACCTTTCCCATCAATGCCATCATCTTTTGCACCGGCAAATAAGTGATCGTCCCCATCCGTACTTTGGTTTAGATTGGCATCAATCTCTGCACGCCCCCAACTACTGCCATCCGCAAACTTAATTCCATCTAATGCAACGTTATATCCACGGCTTAAATCAAAGAAATTAATCATTTCCATACGATCCTCAGCGCCGGAAATACTCAGAATCAAATTATTATTTAATCGCGTCAGTACAATATCGCTTGCGGTAATCCCGCCTGTAAGTTGAATCACATCAGGATTGCTACCAGCAACATCAGAATCCCCATTTGAAACAACATCTTGACCAGCTCCCCTTCCAAACAAATACGTATCAGCGCCATCTCCTCCGCCTAACAGATCATTTCCGCCTCCCCCATCAAGTATGTCATTACCGCTACCTCCCACAAGCGTATCGTTCTGCTCCCCCCCCTTGAGTAGATCATCCCCATCGCCTCCTAAAAGAGTGTCAGCACCATTTCCCCCATCCAGTACATCGTTTCCCGAAGCACCAAAGATGCGATCATTACCATCTCCACCATTAATCACATCATTCTTATCATCACCATGCAAAAAATCATCTCCGCTCGTAGCAATAAGCACCTTTTCCATCACCACAGACTGATCCCATACCGTGTTATCAGCAAATTTAATATGCTCAATACTGTAACTAGATAAGCCATCTTGGCTAAAGTATTTCAGTACTTCCATACGATCATTAGTACCGTTAATACTAAGAATGAGCGACTCTTCCAATCGTGTCAGCGTGACATCCTGAGGGCGAATCCCCTCACCCAGTAAAATACTATCTGCATTCACTCCCAAAGCATCATCATCAAAGTTATCAATAACACCCCACTCTGACCCTTTATTAAACAAATAAGTATCTGCGCCATCGCCTCCTTTGAGTTTATCGCGCCCAGCACCACCATCCAAAATGTCGTTCCCACTACCAGCAATCAATTCATCATTGCCAGAACCCGCAACCAAAATATCATTGCCTAATCCGCCCTTCAGAGAATCATTTCCACTGCCACTTTCGAGCCGGTCGTTACCATCACCAGCATCAAGAACATTGTCGCCATCACCAGCCATTAAAATGTCGTCACCACGTCCACCAAGCAAATAATCCTTGCCATTGCCAGTAATTATGGTGTCGCTGCCATCCCCACCGTGAATAGTATTATCACCAGAGCCACCATCGAGCACATCATCGCCCGCTTCACCATAAATGACATCATTACCAGCTCCACCACTAATGATGTCATTCGTCATGTATCCCGTTAGCTCATCATTCCCCGACGTGGCAGTGAGTACCATCTTCTTAACCGTATCCACGTCCAAGATTGAGCCATCTGCAAATTGAATAACTCCAAAATTTGCAGCGGCCTTGCCATCGTTATCAAAATAAGAATGCACATCTAATTGATCGCTGCTACCGTTAACTTTGAGTACAAGACGATCATCCCAATATCCATACTCATACGCTCTATCTCTCCCACCTCCAAAGTAGCCTCCCCTACTCCGTGTCAGGGATACATCCGCAAGAGTAATACCAGCCCCAAGCACAATAGAATCGCCACTATTATCTAACTCGCTTCTACTAAGTCGAATAACATCTTGGCCAGACCCTCTATCAAACAAGAAAGTATCTACACCTGCACCACCTTCCATTATATCGTTACCACTCCCCCCATCTAGCTCATCATTGCCATCCCCGCCCACCATATAATCGTTACCGTTTCCCCCACCCAGAATGTCATTACCTTCACCGCCATATAATTCATCCTCCCCTGCGCCACCCACTATAAAATCATCACCCTCTTTACCAGATAACCGATCACTCGCATTACCACCAAAAACAACATCCGACCTACGGCTGCCTTCCCATACCCCATCAACTTTATGTATTCCTGATAATGCAATTACTTCCGTTACTACAGAGCTATATTCAGGGCTGTTTAGATAAGAATCTAACAAATGTAAACCATCAAACCTTGTAAACATAAGTGTTTTTGATGCAAATTGATTAATTTCAATCAAATTTATTAAGGCTTGTTTTGGACTTTCCTTCATTTGTTTCGCAAATAAACTATATATTCCTGAGCAATCAAAGTTAATAGTGCCTAGCTCGCTGTTAGTTTTCACAGCAATAAGATCAAGATAAGGTTTTAAATTTGTTTGTACTGCCAAAGAACCATAAACAGCTTCTTTTAAAGAGGAAAATGATTCATTTAAAAAAGCAATTTGGTCAGATGAAATGCTTACCGTATAGCCAACAATATATGAGGAATACCGGTGCTTTTGTTTATCGTAATAACTTCCCATAACAGGAACAACAAAACGATCAATAAAGGTCTGCCCATTAAATTGCTCAAGTGCAGTGATCTTCTTATAAGAATCTGAAGCACTACTTGCAAATGATTCTATAGCCCCTACTCCCGAGTGAGATGGGCTGAAGCTTGTAGAAATTTGTGTTTCTAAATGATTATTTTTAATTGAAGTGGCCATCGTGCTCGTCGCACCCCAAGCTTCAATCAAGCCATCAATGGCAGCCAAACGTGCTTCACGGCTTGTTAGCTGGCCATATTGTGCCAACTTCGCCTTCAATGTTTTTCCAGCTTCATTATCCAAACTGGCCGCCTCTCGCAGACTGCGTACCAAGCCAGAGCCCTGCATATCAGGCAAAGCTTTCACATCGTCAGCAATGGTAATTGAGTCGGCAAATTTGGTATGAAATTTATCTTCGGCTAAATCAATATCCCCCATATCGCCCACTTCACCCAGCGTACTGGTCTGGCCATCTGTGCGGGTAAAGCTACCGGTATTCGCTAAGCGATTACCATTTTCCAGAATCTGGCTATGTTCTTTTTCAGCCGTATTAAAACTGGCAACACCCACCTCTTGCAAGGTGAACAATTCGCCACTATCCGTGAGGCCATCACCATTGATATCCCGCCACACTTTGAGCGATGCAAATGCGGCATCATTGATATCCACCTTGCCATCTTTATTACTATCCAAATCTGCCAGCGCATCAAAGCCATTTTTGGCCAAACTACCGTCTAGCTTGCGGGTAGCATCACCAAACAACTCACTACCATTATCAATCTTGCCATTGCCATTTATATCACGCACCAAAAAGCCATCATCGGGCTTCACCCAGCCTGATTTATTTTTAAGACCATCCCCATCATGATCAAAAAACACCCCATCCTTAGTGCCGACTGTTTCTAATCCATCATTATCGAGGTCGAGGGTGAGCGGATCACGGCGCGGTTGCCAGCGTACGGCATTGTTGAAAAAATCGCGGATATCATCGGGAAGGGTATTCTCAGGAAGCCAGAAGTTGGCGACATCTTTAAGGAGATCATCAAAGTGATTCTTCAAATTATCGGCAAAATCCCCTAACTCCGTTAAGGATTTGGCAACGGTGTCTTTGATAGATTCATAGGCAGAGTCAAAAGCGCCTCCCACCGTGTCGCGGAGTTTATCCAATCCATCGATTGCACCTTTGAGTGCATCCGGCACATCAAGAGTGTCAGTGCCAACGGCAACGCTAGCAATCGCCAGACCAATGCTTGCCACAGTTAGCGCAGCACCAAGTGTCGCGACGAGTGGAATAGCTCCAACAGTCCCTGCACCAACCGCAGCCAAAGCTAAAGCGGCCCCACCAATTACACCTGCCGTATCACCAAGCACCCCAAACACTTGGGACTGAGGGATTTTCCCTGAAGGTATCGCTTTAATCACTTGCTGCGCATTATTCAATGCGGAGATTGTTGATAGAATAACGCCAGCAACAGGTATTTTTCCGTCAACAGTGCGGATTACCACTGGCAAATTCTTTCCAATGGAGCTAACAACACTGTCAACCAATTGCCCCGCTGCCAGAGAGGCGTTAACCACATCCTGAGGTTTATCACTTTGAGCTGCTGTTGTTGCCGCCACTACTGTCTGAGTGACATTTCCTCCGTTTTGGTACGTTGCGAGAACTGTACTTAGAGTCTCAATTCCTCGATTAGCCATGTCTTACTCCTTAAAATATGCATTGATCCGAATAATAAAAAAAATCAGTAAAGCCACTGCTCCAGATAACATGATGATCCAAAACGAATAAACGTTGACCCCGTTTTTTACCTTTGAGTATTCCTGAACAGACTGCTCAAATGACCTGAGAGTGTGGGCATTAGTTGATATTTGGTAGCAAGAATTTAGAGAGCTAAATAAACCCCGATTAGGATACATCCACACTTCTCCATCTTGACCCGCCAGCCACTT
This genomic interval from Iodobacter fluviatilis contains the following:
- a CDS encoding calcium-binding protein, which translates into the protein MANRGIETLSTVLATYQNGGNVTQTVVAATTAAQSDKPQDVVNASLAAGQLVDSVVSSIGKNLPVVIRTVDGKIPVAGVILSTISALNNAQQVIKAIPSGKIPQSQVFGVLGDTAGVIGGAALALAAVGAGTVGAIPLVATLGAALTVASIGLAIASVAVGTDTLDVPDALKGAIDGLDKLRDTVGGAFDSAYESIKDTVAKSLTELGDFADNLKNHFDDLLKDVANFWLPENTLPDDIRDFFNNAVRWQPRRDPLTLDLDNDGLETVGTKDGVFFDHDGDGLKNKSGWVKPDDGFLVRDINGNGKIDNGSELFGDATRKLDGSLAKNGFDALADLDSNKDGKVDINDAAFASLKVWRDINGDGLTDSGELFTLQEVGVASFNTAEKEHSQILENGNRLANTGSFTRTDGQTSTLGEVGDMGDIDLAEDKFHTKFADSITIADDVKALPDMQGSGLVRSLREAASLDNEAGKTLKAKLAQYGQLTSREARLAAIDGLIEAWGATSTMATSIKNNHLETQISTSFSPSHSGVGAIESFASSASDSYKKITALEQFNGQTFIDRFVVPVMGSYYDKQKHRYSSYIVGYTVSISSDQIAFLNESFSSLKEAVYGSLAVQTNLKPYLDLIAVKTNSELGTINFDCSGIYSLFAKQMKESPKQALINLIEINQFASKTLMFTRFDGLHLLDSYLNSPEYSSVVTEVIALSGIHKVDGVWEGSRRSDVVFGGNASDRLSGKEGDDFIVGGAGEDELYGGEGNDILGGGNGNDYMVGGDGNDELDGGSGNDIMEGGAGVDTFLFDRGSGQDVIRLSRSELDNSGDSIVLGAGITLADVSLTRSRGGYFGGGRDRAYEYGYWDDRLVLKVNGSSDQLDVHSYFDNDGKAAANFGVIQFADGSILDVDTVKKMVLTATSGNDELTGYMTNDIISGGAGNDVIYGEAGDDVLDGGSGDNTIHGGDGSDTIITGNGKDYLLGGRGDDILMAGDGDNVLDAGDGNDRLESGSGNDSLKGGLGNDILVAGSGNDELIAGSGNDILDGGAGRDKLKGGDGADTYLFNKGSEWGVIDNFDDDALGVNADSILLGEGIRPQDVTLTRLEESLILSINGTNDRMEVLKYFSQDGLSSYSIEHIKFADNTVWDQSVVMEKVLIATSGDDFLHGDDKNDVINGGDGNDRIFGASGNDVLDGGNGADTLLGGDGDDLLKGGEQNDTLVGGSGNDILDGGGGNDLLGGGDGADTYLFGRGAGQDVVSNGDSDVAGSNPDVIQLTGGITASDIVLTRLNNNLILSISGAEDRMEMINFFDLSRGYNVALDGIKFADGSSWGRAEIDANLNQSTDGDDHLFAGAKDDGIDGKGGNDVIDGGFGNDGLNGGEGNDVIYGGFGNDGLNGGEGNDTLDGGDGNDVIYGGDGNDTLDGGAGHDKMQGGLGNDIYYVDTARDINANSIDEAGDIVDEKADEGNDTVLSSISYFLGDNVENLTLIGSAAINGVGNRLDNLLTGNAAANYLYGGGGADILKGMEGDDELSGDGDDVLSGGSGNDTYMLFKDSGKNVIDDQDTTLGKVDVIQFGSDVLSKEVALSRVGDSLLISFKGSTSSLTVNNYFINDAAGGYQVEQIKFADGTAWDVAAVKSKVIAASNLALLGYDEMLEGDLAANKLIGTEARELMRGFAGNDQLFGNAGNDLLQGGEGDDYLDGGAGNDQLEGGVGKDQLSGGAGDDLLLAGAGDDKYVFNGQWGNDVVDNTGGGSDWLFFSELERSQLSFKQEGKDLLIGVVGDAGRSVRVLNHFNGGDAAIAYVQPKSGYALSAVDIAKLLGGGGSSTGTSTLNGTSGNDNLSGTAQVDLITGAAGNDTLFGLAGNDTLRGDEGDDYLDGGAGNDLLEGGAGKDQLIGGEGDDRLIAGAGDDKYVFTGQWGNDVIDNIGGGSDWLFLSELERNQLSFKQEGNDLLIGVVGDAGRSVRVLNHFNGGDAAIAYLQPKSGNALSAADIAELLPNTGGNTGGNTGGNDGGSGTANTADFDQVVDGDAANNQLQGDSGHDLIRGMAGNDQLFGGEGNDRLEGGDGDDYLSGGFGSGNSGDDLLMGGAGNDTLNGEDGNDRLEGGTGNDSYVFDGASQDVIDNTGGGRDGIFLADGIGASRISFSRDGDDLLLMVDKSAATSVRVLKHFLGGDMAISYVQPSGGNMISAQKIAQMIGAQSIPGGYEALVDGDAGNNKLTGTAAKDLLRGFAGNDQLFGGLGNDRLEGGDGDDYLAGGYGNVANTGDDVLIGGAGNDQLSGEDGNDRLEGGIGNDKYIFDGKSQDVIDNTGGGFDGVFFSGTVTKDQLGFSRSGDDLLITVGANAQQSVRVLNHFLGGDWAIDYVQPGGGVPYLTTAAINASVAAAGQQLVGTAANDTLVGDRGNDTLSGGAGADALIGGAGNDTYVLARGDGSDTVTENDATAKNTDVAQFQADIASDQLWFRKVSNHLEVSVSVIGTGDQLTMQNWYSGNAYHVEQFKTSDGKVLLDTQVDALVSAMAAFNPPAAGQLTLNQQQQDALQPVLAANWH
- a CDS encoding type I secretion system permease/ATPase, whose amino-acid sequence is MKLLDSPESSAEAPAFDSALACLIMLARFHQVAIEPEQIKHQFAGASGLLSESDVLRAAKQSALKAKAVDTHFDRLDRTPLPAMAQRLDGSWVILAKVDANSDPAVLFHDPQSGRPQSCSQQEWQALWSGRLILFTSRASLAGDLARFDFSWFIPAVVKYRKLLGEVLLVSFFLQLLALATPLFFQVVMDKVLVHHGVTTLDVIAIGLLVISLFEVGMTGLRTYVFSHTTNRIDVELGAKLFRHLLALPLAYFQARRVGDSVARVRELENIRNFLTGQALTSVLDLFFSVVFLAVMAYYSWWLTLIVLISLPCYIGLSVLITPILKARLDEKFSRGAENQSFLVEMVSGIETVKSMAVEPQVTRRWDQQLAAYVAAGFKVANLANIGSQGVNLIQKIVTVATMWMGAKLVIEGKLTVGQLIAFNMLAGRVASPVMRLAQLWQDFQQVGISMQRLGDILNTRSEINQSRAQLPAIIGQIEFDQVHFRYRADGPEILRGINLSIKAGEVIGIVGRSGSGKSTLTKLLQRLYVPERGRVLIDGIDLGLADPAWLRRQIGVVLQENLLFNRSIRDNIALVDPGMGMDRVIHAAKLAGAHDFIVELPEGYDTVVGEHGSGLSGGQKQRVAIARALVSNPRILIFDEATSALDYESERIIQNNMKAICQGRTVLIIAHRLSSVRDAHRIVAMDRGQIVEEGPHQELVKKPDGYYARLHAMQAG